The proteins below are encoded in one region of Phaseolus vulgaris cultivar G19833 chromosome 1, P. vulgaris v2.0, whole genome shotgun sequence:
- the LOC137813916 gene encoding uncharacterized protein — MQVFPSEGESALSVVGPRPMEWSTVPYNAPQAPGPNGKQRTSSLESPIMLLSGHQSVIYTMKFNPAGSVVASGSHDREIFLWNVHGDCKNFMVLKGHKNAVLDLHWTTDGTQIVSASPDKTVRAWDVETGKQIKKMVEHLSYVNSCCPSRRGPPLVVSGSDDGTAKLWDMRQRGSIQTFPDKYQITAVGFSDASDKIFTGGIDNDVKIWDLRKGEVTMTLQGHQDMITSMQLSPDGSYLLTNGMDCKLCIWDMRPYAPQNRCVKVFEGHQHNFEKNLLKCGWSPDGSKVTAGSSDRMVYIWDTTSRRILYKLPGHNGSVNECVFHPNEPIVGSCSSDKQIYLGEI, encoded by the coding sequence ATGCAAGTTTTTCCAAGTGAAGGTGAAAGCGCTCTGTCAGTTGTTGGTCCAAGGCCAATGGAATGGTCTACTGTTCCATATAATGCCCCTCAAGCTCCTGGGCCAAATGGAAAGCAGCGGACCTCAAGTTTGGAATCACCAATCATGTTGCTGTCAGGTCACCAGAGTGTTATATATACCATGAAGTTCAATCCAGCAGGATCAGTCGTTGCATCTGGATCTCATGACAGGGAGATTTTCCTCTGGAATGTGCATGGCGATTGCAAGAACTTCATGGTTCTGAAAGGTCACAAGAATGCAGTTTTAGATCTTCACTGGACTACTGATGGGACACAGATAGTTTCTGCTAGCCCTGATAAAACAGTGAGGGCATGGGATGTGGAAAcaggaaaacaaataaaaaagatgGTAGAACATCTCTCATATGTTAATTCATGCTGTCCTTCTCGAAGGGGACCTCCTCTTGTTGTTAGTGGCTCCGATGATGGAACTGCTAAATTATGGGATATGCGTCAAAGGGGTTCCATCCAAACATTCCCAGATAAATACCAGATTACTGCTGTTGGCTTCTCTGATGCATCAGATAAGATCTTCACTGGTGGTATTGATAATGATGTCAAGATTTGGGATTTACGTAAAGGTGAAGTTACCATGACACTGCAAGGTCATCAAGATATGATTACTAGTATGCAGTTGAGTCCTGATGGGTCCTACCTTCTTACAAATGGCATGGATTGCAAGCTTTGCATTTGGGACATGCGCCCATATGCTCCTCAAAATCGCTGTGTGAAGGTGTTTGAAGGACACCAACACAACTTCGAGAAGAACTTGTTGAAGTGTGGTTGGTCTCCTGATGGAAGCAAGGTAACAGCTGGTAGTTCTGATCGAATGGTTTACATCTGGGATACCACTTCTCGTCGCATCTTGTATAAGCTTCCTGGTCACAATGGATCTGTTAATGAGTGTGTTTTTCATCCCAATGAACCTATTGTTGGATCTTGCAGCAGTGACAAGCAGATTTATCTGGGGGAGATATGA